The proteins below are encoded in one region of Rhizobacter sp.:
- a CDS encoding acetyl-CoA carboxylase carboxyltransferase subunit alpha: protein MSKRHFLEFEQPIAELETKIEELRYVQSESAVDISEEIDRLGKKSQQLIKDIYSNLTPWQVTQISRHTQRPYAMDYINEVFTDFQELRGDRHFADDQSIVGGLARFNGQACMVIGHQKGRDTKERAMRNFGMSRPEGYRKALRLMKLAEKFGLPVFTFVDTPGAYPGIGAEERGQSEAIGRNIFEMAQLEVPIIVTIIGEGGSGGALAISVGDQVLMLQYAVYSVISPEGCASILWKTAERASDAAEALGITAHRLKALGLVDKIVNEPVGGAHRDPKQMCAFLKRALNDALRQVVDLKPKELLQRRYERLQSYGRFTDTSDR, encoded by the coding sequence ATGAGCAAACGACACTTTCTCGAGTTCGAGCAACCCATTGCCGAGCTTGAAACCAAGATCGAAGAGCTGCGCTACGTACAAAGCGAATCGGCGGTCGACATCTCCGAAGAGATCGACCGGCTCGGCAAGAAGAGCCAGCAGCTCATCAAGGACATCTACTCCAACCTGACCCCGTGGCAGGTCACGCAGATCTCTCGTCATACGCAGCGACCGTATGCGATGGACTACATCAACGAGGTCTTCACCGACTTCCAGGAACTGCGCGGCGACCGCCACTTCGCCGACGACCAGTCCATCGTCGGCGGCCTCGCCCGCTTCAACGGACAGGCCTGCATGGTCATCGGTCACCAGAAGGGCCGTGACACGAAAGAGCGAGCGATGCGCAACTTCGGCATGTCGCGCCCCGAGGGCTACCGCAAGGCGCTGCGCCTGATGAAGCTGGCCGAGAAGTTCGGCCTGCCGGTGTTCACCTTCGTCGACACGCCGGGTGCCTACCCGGGCATCGGCGCTGAAGAGCGTGGCCAGTCCGAGGCGATTGGCCGCAACATCTTCGAGATGGCCCAGCTCGAAGTGCCGATCATCGTCACCATCATCGGCGAGGGCGGCTCCGGTGGTGCGCTGGCCATCAGCGTGGGCGACCAGGTGCTGATGCTGCAGTACGCGGTGTACTCGGTCATCTCGCCGGAAGGCTGCGCGTCGATCCTGTGGAAGACCGCCGAACGTGCGTCCGACGCGGCCGAAGCGCTCGGCATCACGGCACACCGGCTCAAGGCACTCGGGCTGGTCGACAAGATCGTCAACGAACCCGTCGGCGGCGCGCACCGCGACCCGAAGCAGATGTGCGCCTTCCTCAAGCGCGCACTCAACGACGCGCTGCGCCAGGTCGTCGACCTCAAGCCCAAGGAATTGCTGCAGCGGCGCTACGAACGTCTGCAGTCCTATGGCCGCTTCACGGACACCAGCGACCGCTGA
- the tilS gene encoding tRNA lysidine(34) synthetase TilS → MAASRTPATADPPRRIAVAYSAGRDSTALLHATATAAVGQGVEVLALHVHHGLSAHADEWLLHAQRQCARWAKQGLPLRLCAHRLTGRPETGESIEAWARRERYRALREMALREGASVVLLAHHQRDQAETLLLQALRGAGVAGLAGMPQAAERDGVRWERPWLQRPRSAIEAYVRQHRLRFVDDDSNEHPRFARNRLRLEVWPALAQAFPHAEASLADAAAWAAQATDALAELAAIDLADVADARGLQVAAWQRLSASRRVNALRAWLLREGGALPSSSLLQRLQVELPGPGEARWEWPPGDLHRHRGRLTHKPADAAPASEPEAALRIEGPGRYPLPGWGGELVASRTREGGVHTAWLAQLELRPRSGGEQFMAGIGRPARSLKKQYQAAEVPAWERDGPLVYSGGQLVFVPGLGIDARVQALPGQPRLRLRWQRG, encoded by the coding sequence ATGGCCGCTTCACGGACACCAGCGACCGCTGATCCGCCACGACGCATCGCGGTGGCCTACAGCGCCGGCCGCGATTCCACCGCCCTGCTTCATGCCACCGCCACCGCCGCGGTGGGGCAGGGCGTTGAAGTTCTGGCCCTCCATGTTCACCACGGGCTGAGCGCCCACGCCGACGAGTGGCTGCTGCATGCGCAGCGGCAATGCGCCCGGTGGGCGAAGCAGGGCTTGCCCTTGCGGCTGTGCGCGCATCGCCTCACGGGCCGACCCGAGACCGGCGAAAGCATCGAAGCCTGGGCCCGGCGCGAGCGCTACCGGGCGCTGCGCGAGATGGCGCTGCGCGAGGGCGCTTCGGTGGTGCTGCTCGCCCACCACCAGCGCGACCAGGCCGAGACCTTGCTGCTTCAAGCCCTGCGCGGCGCGGGTGTGGCCGGTCTGGCTGGCATGCCGCAGGCGGCCGAACGTGACGGCGTGCGTTGGGAGAGGCCCTGGCTGCAGCGCCCTCGTTCGGCGATCGAAGCCTATGTGCGGCAGCACCGCCTGCGTTTCGTCGACGACGACAGCAACGAGCACCCGCGTTTCGCACGCAACCGCCTGCGTCTCGAGGTGTGGCCGGCGCTGGCACAAGCATTTCCTCATGCCGAGGCCAGCCTGGCCGATGCAGCAGCGTGGGCGGCGCAGGCGACCGACGCCCTGGCGGAGCTAGCCGCGATCGACTTGGCCGACGTGGCCGACGCCCGCGGCCTGCAGGTCGCGGCCTGGCAGCGGCTCAGCGCGTCGAGGCGGGTCAACGCCTTGCGTGCGTGGCTGCTGCGCGAAGGCGGGGCGTTGCCAAGTTCGTCGCTGTTGCAGCGCCTGCAGGTCGAGTTGCCTGGTCCGGGCGAGGCACGCTGGGAATGGCCACCAGGTGACCTGCACCGACATCGTGGCCGCTTGACGCACAAGCCCGCAGACGCTGCGCCTGCCTCGGAGCCGGAAGCGGCCTTGCGCATCGAGGGCCCCGGTCGTTATCCGCTGCCCGGCTGGGGTGGCGAGCTGGTCGCCTCGCGCACCCGTGAAGGCGGCGTGCACACCGCATGGTTGGCGCAACTCGAACTGCGCCCGCGCAGCGGCGGCGAGCAGTTCATGGCCGGCATCGGCCGACCGGCGCGCAGCTTGAAGAAGCAATACCAGGCCGCCGAGGTGCCGGCCTGGGAACGCGACGGGCCGCTCGTCTACAGCGGTGGCCAGCTGGTCTTCGTGCCCGGCCTGGGCATTGATGCACGCGTGCAGGCGCTGCCCGGCCAGCCGCGGCTGCGCCTGCGCTGGCAGCGCGGCTAA
- a CDS encoding aspartate kinase, which translates to MALIVHKYGGTSMGSTERIRNVAKRVAKWARAGHQMVVVPSAMSGETNRLLGLAKELSPEIASDGVLRELDMIASTGEQVSVGLLSIALQAEGLQAVSYAGWQVPIATDSSYTKARIQSIDDKRVRADLAAGKVVVITGFQGVDDKGNITTLGRGGSDTSAVAVAAAMKADECLIYTDVDGVYTTDPRIVPDARRLHTVSFEEMLEMASLGSKVLQIRSVEFAGKYRVPTRVLSSFTPWDIDLAEEAKSGTLITFEEDEKMEQAVVAGIAFNRDEAKITVAGVPDKPGIAFQILGPVAEANIDVDVIIQNVSHDGKTDFSFTVHRNDYARTIDLLKNKVLQQMGAKEVTGDNKICKVSIVGIGMRSHVGVAAKMFRCLSEEGINIQMITTSEIKTSVVIDEKYMELAVRALHKAFELEQQPA; encoded by the coding sequence ATGGCACTCATCGTTCACAAATACGGCGGCACTTCCATGGGCTCCACGGAGCGCATTCGCAATGTCGCCAAACGCGTGGCCAAGTGGGCGCGCGCGGGGCACCAGATGGTCGTCGTGCCCTCGGCGATGAGCGGCGAGACGAATCGCCTGCTGGGCCTGGCCAAGGAGCTGTCGCCCGAGATTGCGAGCGACGGCGTGCTGCGTGAGCTGGACATGATCGCCTCCACCGGCGAGCAGGTGTCGGTGGGCTTGCTCTCCATCGCGCTGCAGGCTGAAGGCCTGCAAGCCGTGAGCTACGCAGGCTGGCAGGTGCCCATCGCCACCGACTCGTCGTACACCAAGGCACGCATCCAGAGCATCGACGACAAGCGCGTGCGTGCGGATCTGGCCGCCGGCAAGGTGGTCGTCATCACCGGCTTCCAGGGCGTTGACGACAAGGGCAACATCACCACGCTCGGCCGTGGCGGCTCCGACACCTCGGCCGTGGCCGTGGCGGCCGCGATGAAGGCCGACGAATGCCTGATCTACACCGACGTCGATGGCGTCTACACCACCGACCCGCGCATCGTGCCCGACGCGCGCCGCCTGCACACCGTGAGCTTCGAAGAGATGCTCGAGATGGCGAGCCTCGGCTCCAAGGTGCTGCAGATCCGTTCGGTCGAATTCGCCGGCAAGTACCGCGTGCCCACACGTGTGCTCTCCAGCTTCACCCCCTGGGACATCGACCTCGCCGAAGAGGCCAAGTCCGGCACCCTGATCACTTTTGAGGAAGACGAAAAAATGGAACAAGCCGTTGTTGCAGGCATCGCGTTCAACCGTGACGAAGCCAAGATCACCGTCGCCGGCGTGCCCGACAAGCCCGGCATCGCCTTCCAGATCCTCGGGCCCGTGGCCGAAGCCAACATCGACGTCGACGTGATCATCCAGAACGTGTCGCACGACGGGAAGACCGACTTCTCGTTCACCGTGCACCGCAACGACTACGCCCGCACCATCGACCTGCTGAAGAACAAGGTGCTGCAGCAGATGGGCGCCAAGGAAGTGACCGGCGACAACAAGATCTGCAAGGTCAGCATCGTCGGCATCGGCATGCGCTCGCACGTGGGCGTGGCGGCCAAGATGTTCCGCTGCCTGTCGGAAGAGGGCATCAACATCCAGATGATCACCACCAGCGAGATCAAGACCAGCGTGGTGATCGACGAGAAGTACATGGAACTCGCCGTGCGCGCGCTCCACAAGGCTTTCGAGCTCGAACAACAACCTGCTTGA